The following coding sequences are from one Acidobacteriota bacterium window:
- a CDS encoding molybdopterin-dependent oxidoreductase translates to MDTVTLRIDGREITTEKGKTILQAALDNGISIPYYCYHPGLGVDGSCRVCIVKVEKMPKLQTSCSTVCGDGMVVDTRSREVMDARASVFEFLLINHPLDCPVCDKGGECPLQDFSYTFGPKGSRMEFPRRTFDGEGVKADIDFGPTLMLNRNRCILCTRCVRFMRDIDGEAQIGIVDRGNGSQISTFQERGVHSLVSGNLMDVCPVGAITTRDYRFKSRPWDNPIAVDTTCTLCSKGCNTTAWLKAKPEWAKGARLIRITPRYNADVNGYWMCDIGRFQYHWVESDARLTTPLVRQNSGAQAAATWPGALARLAEHVRPVLQTEASAFRVLVSAHASHEELFLVRELVQKAQGPNATYRVDVSWATSEKPQPARTKFKVPVVDAPNVAGARTFGLNVPVGDSDRADLWGLRRAVDAGTVKALFVFDPGPDGSIGDISWIIDARTSGKLAYLVVLGPVSTALTAAADVVLPGAAWTEKDATYTNDGGRLQATSRVMNAPGEAREDWQVLTQVAEALGVAMKYADSAAVRAAIAETMAGVPGMAGIAQVMIAKPQTASMWLQTSNPSERWKWDHMFQDLPPVKGEPHVVRAELIKK, encoded by the coding sequence ATGGATACCGTCACTCTGCGCATCGATGGGCGCGAGATTACGACCGAGAAGGGCAAGACCATTCTCCAGGCCGCCCTCGACAACGGCATTTCTATCCCCTACTACTGCTACCACCCCGGTCTCGGTGTCGACGGTTCCTGCCGCGTCTGCATCGTCAAGGTCGAGAAGATGCCGAAATTGCAGACGTCGTGCTCGACCGTCTGCGGCGATGGCATGGTGGTCGATACGCGCAGCCGCGAAGTGATGGACGCGCGCGCAAGCGTATTTGAGTTCCTGCTCATCAATCACCCGCTCGATTGCCCGGTGTGTGACAAGGGTGGCGAGTGTCCGCTGCAGGATTTTTCGTACACGTTCGGCCCCAAGGGAAGCCGGATGGAGTTCCCGCGCCGCACGTTCGACGGCGAGGGCGTGAAGGCCGACATCGATTTTGGTCCGACGCTGATGTTGAACCGCAATCGCTGCATCCTGTGCACGCGCTGCGTGCGCTTCATGCGCGACATCGATGGCGAGGCGCAGATCGGGATCGTCGATCGCGGCAACGGGAGCCAGATCTCCACGTTCCAGGAGCGAGGCGTGCATTCGCTCGTGTCCGGCAACCTGATGGATGTATGCCCCGTGGGGGCCATCACGACGCGCGACTACCGCTTCAAGTCGAGGCCGTGGGATAACCCGATTGCCGTCGATACGACGTGCACGTTGTGTTCGAAGGGCTGCAACACGACCGCGTGGCTCAAGGCCAAGCCCGAGTGGGCAAAGGGCGCGCGGCTGATTCGGATCACGCCACGCTACAACGCGGATGTGAATGGCTACTGGATGTGCGACATCGGTCGCTTCCAGTATCACTGGGTCGAAAGTGACGCGAGATTGACGACGCCGCTGGTGCGCCAGAATTCCGGAGCGCAGGCAGCGGCCACCTGGCCTGGTGCCCTGGCCCGCCTCGCCGAGCACGTCCGGCCGGTGCTGCAGACCGAAGCGTCAGCGTTCCGCGTCCTGGTGTCGGCGCATGCGTCTCACGAAGAACTGTTCCTCGTCCGTGAGCTCGTGCAGAAGGCGCAAGGCCCGAACGCGACGTACCGTGTCGATGTGAGTTGGGCGACGTCCGAGAAGCCGCAGCCCGCACGCACGAAGTTCAAGGTGCCAGTTGTTGATGCGCCCAATGTGGCTGGCGCACGCACGTTCGGTCTCAATGTGCCCGTGGGCGATTCGGACCGCGCTGATCTTTGGGGCTTGCGCCGCGCCGTCGACGCGGGCACCGTCAAGGCGCTGTTTGTCTTCGATCCCGGTCCCGATGGCAGCATCGGAGACATCTCGTGGATCATCGACGCCAGGACGTCCGGCAAGCTGGCGTATCTGGTCGTGCTGGGGCCCGTGAGCACGGCGTTGACGGCAGCCGCTGATGTGGTGCTGCCTGGTGCTGCCTGGACCGAAAAGGACGCGACCTACACCAACGATGGCGGCCGTCTGCAGGCCACCTCGCGCGTGATGAACGCGCCCGGTGAGGCCCGCGAAGACTGGCAGGTGCTGACGCAGGTCGCCGAGGCGCTGGGTGTGGCGATGAAGTACGCGGATTCGGCTGCCGTGCGCGCCGCGATCGCCGAGACGATGGCCGGCGTGCCTGGGATGGCCGGGATTGCGCAGGTCATGATTGCGAAGCCGCAGACCGCGAGCATGTGGTTGCAGACGTCGAATCCGTCCGAGCGCTGGAAGTGGGATCACATGTTCCAGGACCTGCCGCCAGTCAAAGGCGAACCCCACGTCGTACGGGCGGAATTGATCAAGAAGTAG
- a CDS encoding cytochrome c biogenesis protein CcdA, whose translation MDNVTLFAAFVAGLLSFVSPCVLPLIPGYLSFVSGVSLEEMRGGNDAQGTARARGKVLLSSLGFICGFTIVFVSLGASASAVGEFLMSRLSILGKVAGAVIILFGLHMMGVLKIGWLYNEKRVQTQKKPAGPLGAIVVGIAFAFGWTPCIGPILAGILAIAASKETVWQGIELLLAYSLGLGIPFLITSLAINQFFAAFARIRKHYHAIEVTSGLLLVTVGVLMITNRLTVIAQYLSSFLPTL comes from the coding sequence ATGGATAACGTCACGCTCTTTGCCGCCTTCGTCGCCGGTCTGCTGTCGTTCGTCTCGCCGTGCGTGCTGCCGCTCATCCCGGGCTACCTGTCGTTTGTCTCCGGCGTGTCGCTCGAAGAGATGCGCGGCGGAAACGATGCCCAGGGCACCGCGCGCGCACGCGGCAAGGTGTTGCTGTCGTCGCTCGGCTTCATCTGCGGATTCACGATCGTCTTCGTTTCGCTGGGCGCGTCAGCCAGCGCCGTCGGCGAATTCCTGATGAGTCGCCTCAGCATCCTCGGCAAGGTGGCGGGGGCCGTGATCATCCTGTTCGGCCTGCACATGATGGGCGTGCTGAAGATCGGCTGGCTCTATAACGAGAAGCGCGTGCAGACCCAGAAGAAGCCAGCCGGCCCGCTGGGTGCCATTGTGGTGGGCATCGCGTTCGCGTTCGGATGGACACCCTGCATCGGACCCATCCTGGCCGGCATTCTGGCGATTGCCGCCAGCAAGGAGACGGTGTGGCAGGGGATCGAGCTGCTGTTGGCCTATTCGCTTGGCCTCGGCATCCCGTTCCTGATCACGTCGCTGGCTATCAACCAGTTCTTCGCGGCCTTCGCGCGCATCCGCAAGCACTATCACGCCATCGAAGTCACGTCGGGCCTCCTGCTCGTGACCGTCGGCGTCCTGATGATCACCAACCGATTGACGGTGATCGCCCAGTACCTGTCGTCGTTCCTCCCGACGCTCTGA
- a CDS encoding lysylphosphatidylglycerol synthase transmembrane domain-containing protein — protein sequence MSSAPEPTAPDPIGPAQRTGVVSTLAKIAITAALYALVAYWVDVGALWARLRTVQIAWVVLGVVVYVAGQWLSAYKWWLLLRPVKLVVPYLRVVGFYFVGMFFNIFLPTIVGGDAVKAIVLARETGALARSTMSVFMERNVGLFALLTIATIAAAFAPPVIVMRLSLLSLTLLLFAAFIVANLVITNRHAYRLVDYLIAMTPLSRIRSRASSLYDAVVPYRGAAGVISASVGVSFVFQAIVILVVFLNAKALAHDVPVSALAVFVPLISLAGMLPLSVNGLGIREALYLLLFGQIGIPADVAVSMALLYAVVTLTASLPGGIVSMVQRRPDRLVAPRAR from the coding sequence ATGTCGTCCGCCCCGGAACCGACCGCTCCAGATCCCATCGGACCCGCCCAGCGCACAGGCGTCGTCTCGACGCTCGCCAAAATCGCCATCACCGCTGCGCTCTACGCCTTGGTGGCGTACTGGGTCGATGTCGGCGCTCTGTGGGCCCGATTGCGCACCGTCCAGATTGCCTGGGTGGTGCTTGGCGTCGTCGTCTATGTCGCCGGTCAATGGCTGAGCGCCTACAAGTGGTGGCTGTTGCTCAGGCCCGTCAAGCTCGTCGTGCCCTACCTGCGCGTCGTCGGTTTCTACTTCGTCGGCATGTTCTTCAACATCTTCCTGCCGACCATCGTCGGCGGCGACGCCGTCAAGGCCATCGTCCTCGCCCGCGAAACAGGCGCGCTGGCCCGGTCGACCATGTCCGTGTTCATGGAGCGCAACGTCGGGCTGTTTGCGCTGCTGACCATCGCGACGATTGCCGCCGCGTTCGCGCCGCCCGTCATCGTGATGCGTTTGTCCCTGCTGTCGCTCACGCTGCTGCTGTTCGCGGCATTTATTGTCGCCAATCTGGTGATTACCAACCGGCACGCGTATCGTCTGGTCGACTACTTGATCGCGATGACGCCGCTCTCGCGCATCCGCTCGCGAGCCTCGTCGCTCTACGACGCCGTCGTGCCGTATCGGGGCGCGGCTGGCGTGATTTCGGCCTCTGTTGGCGTCTCTTTCGTGTTCCAGGCCATCGTCATCCTCGTGGTATTCTTGAACGCCAAGGCGCTCGCTCATGATGTGCCGGTGTCGGCCCTGGCGGTGTTCGTGCCGCTCATCTCGTTGGCGGGGATGCTGCCGCTCAGCGTCAACGGTCTTGGCATCCGCGAGGCGCTGTACTTGTTGCTGTTCGGCCAGATCGGCATTCCAGCCGATGTGGCGGTGTCGATGGCGCTCCTCTATGCCGTCGTGACCCTCACGGCGAGCCTTCCGGGCGGAATCGTGTCAATGGTGCAGCGGCGTCCAGATCGGCTCGTTGCGCCACGCGCCCGTTAA